CTTCCTAGCCCACATTTCCAGCAGTGCTGTGGCCATGTCCATTCTTCTCTGGACCCCCTGCCAGCTAGTGCTGGAGCTCTTGGCCTCAGCTGCCCGCCTCCTGGGCAGCTTTGTGCTTGTCAATCTCACTGGCCTGGTGCTGCTGGCTTGCGTGCTGGCAGTGACAGTGACTCTGTTGCACCCAGACCTCACCCTGAGGCTGGCCACCCGGGCGCTCAGTCAGCTCCATGCCCGGCCATCCTACCACCGGCTCAGAGAGGATGTTGTGAGGCTCTCTCGGCTAGTTCTGGGCTTGGAGGCCTGGCGCCGAGTCTGGAGCCGTAGCCTGCAGCTGGCGAGCTGGCCAAACCGGGGAGGGGCCCCTGGAGCCCCGCAGGGTGGCCCTAGGAGGCTGCCCTCAGCCAGGACATGGCGACAGGATGCTCTTCCTGAAGCTGGGCCCCGATCggaggcagaagaagaggaggTCAGGATGGCCAGAGTGACGGCTGCCCGGGGCCGGGAGAGGCTCAACGAGGAGGAGTCTGTAGCTGGGCAGGACCCGTGGAAATTGctgaaggagcaggaggagcGGAAGAAGTGTGTCATCTGCCAGGACCAGAGCAAGACAGTGCTGCTTCTGCCTTGTCGGCACCTGTGCCTATGCCAGGCCTGCACTGAGATCCTGATGCGCCACCCCGTCTACCACCGCAACTGCCCACTGTGCCGTCGGGGCATCCTGCAGACCCTCAATGTCTACCTCTGAaggtttcctccctccctcctgcccacccctccaTGCTCCACGCAGCCACCTGCGCTCAGACAGCGTTCACACCTGATCTCTGGGTCCCGGCCTGCATCCCCTGCTGCCCCGACAGTCATCGTGCTGAGTCTCTAAGCTGCATCTCCAGGACTTTGAAATGGGAAACCCTGGAAGACTGTGACTTGGGTAGGGGCAGGGTAACAGCTTTTCCTTACCCTGTGTGTCCTGTGATGCCGAGGGTGGTGAGGGTGTCATT
Above is a genomic segment from Bos javanicus breed banteng chromosome 15, ARS-OSU_banteng_1.0, whole genome shotgun sequence containing:
- the RNF26 gene encoding E3 ubiquitin-protein ligase RNF26, which translates into the protein MEAVYLVVNGVGLLLDVLTLVLDLNFLLVSSLLASLAWLLAFIYNLPHTVLTSLLHLGRGVLLSLLALIEAMVRFTCGGLQALSTVLYSCCSGLESLKLLGHLASHGALRSREILHRGVLNMVSNGHALLRQICDVCAITMSLVAYVINSLVNICLIGTQNFFSLVLALWDAVMGPLWRMTDVVAAFLAHISSSAVAMSILLWTPCQLVLELLASAARLLGSFVLVNLTGLVLLACVLAVTVTLLHPDLTLRLATRALSQLHARPSYHRLREDVVRLSRLVLGLEAWRRVWSRSLQLASWPNRGGAPGAPQGGPRRLPSARTWRQDALPEAGPRSEAEEEEVRMARVTAARGRERLNEEESVAGQDPWKLLKEQEERKKCVICQDQSKTVLLLPCRHLCLCQACTEILMRHPVYHRNCPLCRRGILQTLNVYL